A single Candidatus Bathyarchaeota archaeon DNA region contains:
- a CDS encoding endonuclease NucS: protein MSIARISVKDENELQKIVAHDVSAVEKGLTVICSNMPIDSKVNIDVLCHDEDGQLVIVKLSTKENDNMFFEGLKILAYVNNVKPLLKFSYKDYKINDTKSPRLVFLAPSFSTQLVDVVSQMQGIQMDLYTWEYFGFDDKRALHLEPAWLSEATKSRPRRTKPEKPLPLKGVEEPEKEPEKVTEEVVMPPEEVKPKSPKKEYKERAKKKSIFSI from the coding sequence ATGTCAATTGCGAGAATCAGCGTTAAAGATGAGAATGAGCTGCAGAAAATAGTCGCACATGACGTAAGTGCTGTCGAAAAGGGACTGACAGTGATTTGCAGTAACATGCCAATAGATTCAAAAGTAAATATCGATGTGCTGTGCCACGACGAAGATGGACAACTGGTCATTGTCAAACTAAGTACGAAAGAGAACGATAACATGTTTTTTGAAGGTTTGAAAATCTTGGCTTACGTTAACAACGTGAAACCCTTGCTGAAGTTTTCCTACAAAGACTATAAAATAAATGATACAAAGTCACCAAGGCTCGTCTTTTTAGCGCCTTCGTTTTCAACACAATTAGTCGACGTAGTTAGTCAGATGCAAGGAATCCAGATGGATCTCTACACGTGGGAATACTTCGGATTTGATGATAAAAGAGCCCTACATCTTGAGCCAGCATGGTTAAGCGAGGCAACGAAATCAAGGCCCCGAAGAACCAAGCCGGAAAAGCCCCTGCCGCTAAAAGGTGTTGAGGAGCCTGAAAAGGAACCTGAGAAGGTAACAGAAGAGGTTGTAATGCCTCCAGAAGAAGTAAAGCCAAAGTCACCTAAGAAAGAATACAAAGAACGAGCGAAAAAGAAGTCGATTTTCTCGATCTGA
- a CDS encoding histone deacetylase family protein, whose protein sequence is MYVVYHERYEEVYASDPAASPGRIECIRKELEDLFQFVKPVSASEADLRLVHSQSHVSWVKQQGLTYEIAALAVGGALKASELAMQGEPSFGLIRPPGHHASPDSCWGFCYFNNVAVAIEKLRREGVVKRALIADIDLHFGDGTNNFFASVPEVEYHHVEGDKRASFVSDLEHFLASQHCDVVAVSAGFDRHELDWGGLLKTEDYRVIGRIVKEYADEKCGGNMFAVLEGGYNQSVLGRNVKALLLGLE, encoded by the coding sequence ATGTATGTAGTTTATCATGAACGATACGAAGAAGTCTATGCGTCAGACCCTGCAGCATCTCCAGGCAGAATTGAGTGTATCAGAAAAGAGCTGGAAGATCTCTTCCAATTCGTTAAACCCGTATCTGCTAGCGAAGCTGATTTACGGTTGGTGCATTCGCAAAGCCACGTTAGCTGGGTGAAACAGCAAGGCTTGACCTATGAAATAGCTGCCTTGGCTGTTGGAGGAGCGTTGAAAGCTTCTGAACTTGCTATGCAGGGAGAACCGTCCTTTGGCTTAATTAGGCCTCCGGGGCATCACGCAAGTCCAGACTCCTGCTGGGGTTTCTGTTATTTCAATAATGTCGCTGTTGCGATTGAAAAGCTTAGGAGAGAAGGTGTTGTTAAGAGGGCTCTGATTGCGGATATTGACTTGCACTTTGGGGACGGTACGAACAATTTTTTCGCATCGGTGCCTGAAGTTGAGTATCACCACGTTGAAGGCGATAAAAGGGCGAGTTTTGTGAGTGATTTGGAACACTTCCTTGCTTCTCAGCATTGTGATGTGGTCGCTGTCTCCGCGGGTTTCGACAGACATGAGCTTGATTGGGGCGGTTTGCTAAAAACTGAAGACTATAGAGTCATTGGAAGGATTGTAAAGGAATATGCTGACGAAAAATGTGGTGGGAACATGTTTGCTGTTTTAGAAGGTGGCTATAACCAAAGTGTTCTCGGACGGAACGTCAAAGCCTTACTTTTGGGCTTGGAATAG
- a CDS encoding ATP-grasp domain-containing protein, with the protein MKEINVQNILVIGIDAAALATSAKMAGYNVFAVDYFGDQDLKRACKDNLSIIAQKPGKSCKRLETNFSPNALLSLTKKLLATHRIDAVLLASGLEDSFQPLAKLNDLIPIIGNHPKIIKKVCDKMRFFHELKKIAIPYPETALARNPDEGKRAAKDIGYPVMVKPLAGFGGVGIRKAKDRDELGKVFPQVVSLSRGVLIQEFVSGMDASVSFLSSKKAAVVLTLNEQLLGIQGVGQKEPFGYCGNVIPASTSEALMDKCRDTVQKIASHFSLTGSNGVDLVISKDGIPYVVEVNPRFQGTLECVERILGINLVNAHIKACVEGILPLLSEGRPATSCVRLILYAQRRSIIPRLTDLAEARDIPLPGVIIEEGEPLCSIVVEEKTRSSALRKSMMLADLIYGIVKPKSQ; encoded by the coding sequence TTGAAGGAAATCAACGTTCAAAATATTTTGGTGATAGGCATCGACGCCGCTGCACTGGCCACTTCAGCAAAGATGGCAGGATACAACGTTTTTGCTGTAGACTATTTTGGAGATCAAGACCTTAAACGAGCATGCAAAGACAATCTATCGATTATTGCGCAAAAACCTGGAAAATCTTGTAAGCGCCTTGAGACGAATTTTTCTCCAAACGCGCTTTTAAGTCTAACAAAGAAGCTTCTTGCAACTCATCGAATAGACGCTGTTTTGTTAGCTTCAGGTCTGGAAGACTCGTTTCAGCCCTTAGCGAAACTCAACGATCTGATTCCCATAATTGGAAACCATCCTAAAATAATTAAAAAAGTGTGTGACAAAATGCGATTTTTCCATGAACTTAAGAAAATCGCCATACCTTATCCCGAAACTGCGTTGGCAAGAAATCCTGATGAAGGGAAGCGTGCAGCTAAAGATATTGGCTATCCTGTCATGGTGAAGCCTTTAGCAGGTTTCGGAGGTGTTGGAATCAGAAAGGCAAAAGATAGAGACGAGCTAGGCAAGGTTTTTCCGCAAGTTGTTTCATTATCCCGAGGAGTTTTGATTCAAGAGTTTGTGTCTGGTATGGATGCTAGTGTGTCGTTTCTCTCGTCCAAGAAAGCGGCTGTGGTTTTGACTTTAAATGAACAATTATTGGGAATCCAAGGAGTTGGTCAAAAAGAACCGTTTGGCTACTGCGGAAATGTTATTCCGGCTTCAACAAGTGAAGCGCTTATGGATAAGTGTAGAGACACAGTACAAAAAATCGCCTCGCACTTTAGCCTTACGGGGTCAAACGGTGTAGATTTGGTGATTTCCAAAGATGGTATACCCTATGTTGTTGAAGTAAACCCCCGCTTTCAAGGAACCCTAGAGTGCGTTGAACGTATTCTTGGAATAAATTTAGTTAATGCCCACATAAAAGCCTGTGTTGAAGGAATTCTTCCACTTCTCAGCGAGGGAAGACCAGCAACCTCGTGTGTTAGACTCATCTTATATGCTCAGCGACGTTCAATAATCCCCCGCCTTACAGACCTTGCAGAAGCCAGAGACATCCCACTTCCAGGGGTTATCATAGAGGAAGGAGAACCACTCTGCTCTATTGTAGTTGAAGAAAAAACGAGAAGTTCTGCTTTGAGAAAATCAATGATGCTAGCTGATCTTATCTATGGGATTGTAAAGCCAAAGTCTCAGTGA
- a CDS encoding archease: MSEKMKFKFLEHRADVYIAAYGKTLEGAFENAALATFETMTETRKVKPKLEETVEVEGFDEKALLYNWLETLLVKFDITEMLYSKFKIEPIKRTEKGFRLKAKIQGERFNPKKHPQKVGVKAVTYHRMEITKKPNEITVKLILDI; the protein is encoded by the coding sequence TTGTCTGAAAAGATGAAGTTCAAGTTTCTCGAACATCGAGCAGATGTTTACATTGCAGCCTATGGCAAAACCTTGGAAGGAGCCTTTGAAAACGCGGCCCTTGCAACCTTTGAAACAATGACTGAAACAAGGAAAGTAAAGCCAAAGCTTGAAGAAACGGTAGAAGTTGAAGGGTTCGACGAAAAAGCACTGCTCTACAACTGGCTGGAAACACTCCTAGTCAAATTCGACATAACAGAAATGTTATACTCCAAATTTAAAATCGAACCTATAAAAAGAACAGAGAAGGGCTTCAGGCTAAAGGCCAAGATTCAAGGTGAAAGATTTAATCCCAAGAAACACCCACAAAAAGTCGGAGTCAAAGCCGTAACGTATCACCGAATGGAAATTACCAAAAAGCCCAACGAAATCACAGTAAAGCTCATCCTCGACATCTAA
- a CDS encoding thioredoxin family protein translates to MELKVFTLPTCKNCPAAKKISQEIAQKYGLKYETVDISTPDGQLDGLMHQIMSTPSIAIDDEVITRGKLLSREELETEVKKRLAK, encoded by the coding sequence ATGGAGTTGAAAGTCTTTACTTTGCCAACCTGCAAAAATTGTCCTGCCGCTAAAAAGATTTCTCAGGAAATTGCGCAAAAATATGGATTGAAATATGAAACAGTGGACATAAGTACCCCAGATGGTCAACTAGACGGACTTATGCATCAGATTATGAGCACGCCAAGCATAGCCATAGATGACGAAGTCATAACTCGCGGAAAATTGCTTTCTAGAGAAGAGTTGGAAACCGAAGTGAAGAAACGGTTGGCCAAATGA
- a CDS encoding anaerobic ribonucleoside-triphosphate reductase activating protein — protein sequence MKLPEIKGFIDLSLVDWDGTVSAVIFLPHCNFRCPFCYNLSLVLNPEGMQTIPYEEIEQYLTKNKGWLDGVAITGGEPTIHNELPTLCRRIKELGLGVKLDTNGTNSAMVQELIEHKLVDYIAMDVKAPLSVESYSNAAGVNAEKLLTEVERTVEILLKNIIDYEFRTTLVPTIHSKNDIKQICSRIKGSKRYVLQSFKEDVKTLDLKFRNVKSFSSKDTDDFLKLARKIVPKTILRQPLS from the coding sequence ATGAAGCTGCCGGAAATTAAAGGGTTCATCGACCTCAGCCTTGTAGATTGGGATGGAACAGTCTCAGCAGTCATATTCTTGCCTCACTGCAACTTTCGCTGCCCCTTCTGCTACAACCTCAGTCTTGTTCTTAACCCAGAAGGAATGCAAACAATTCCCTACGAAGAAATCGAGCAATACCTGACGAAAAACAAGGGTTGGCTGGACGGAGTAGCCATAACTGGAGGCGAACCAACGATCCACAATGAACTTCCAACTCTATGCAGACGTATCAAAGAATTGGGCTTAGGGGTCAAGCTGGACACTAATGGTACAAACTCTGCGATGGTGCAAGAGTTGATTGAACACAAACTTGTGGATTACATTGCTATGGATGTTAAGGCACCTCTGAGTGTAGAGAGTTACTCGAATGCAGCCGGCGTCAACGCGGAAAAGCTGCTAACTGAAGTAGAAAGAACAGTTGAAATTTTGTTAAAAAATATCATAGATTACGAGTTTCGTACAACATTGGTTCCTACAATTCACAGCAAGAACGACATTAAACAAATTTGTAGCAGAATTAAAGGCAGTAAAAGATACGTCCTTCAAAGCTTCAAAGAAGATGTTAAAACGTTGGACTTGAAATTCAGAAATGTCAAGTCTTTTTCTTCGAAAGATACGGATGATTTTTTGAAGCTGGCTAGGAAGATTGTACCAAAAACTATTTTGAGACAGCCCCTATCCTAA
- a CDS encoding nucleotidyltransferase family protein — protein MCNPKALVLCGGEGKRLRPITYYLQKTMIPIGYTQRPLLEYIVRLLKFHGITDITFLVNHKAEQIKNYFNEGSRFEVRIRYVYDSQLLKGTGGSVLNAYKQEAFNEKDTVLVYYGDILTNINLKELISFHKRKQAMATVALASGFEVRVGLANLEKDGKIQGFIEKPKLEKPVSIGILAFEGTALKATQELVEEKQTVDLMGDAIPHLIQIGKPVYGFVSDAFWFDVGSIEAYEKLDREKVKDAMSFLL, from the coding sequence ATGTGTAATCCTAAGGCTTTAGTGTTGTGCGGAGGAGAAGGAAAAAGGCTTAGACCAATCACCTATTATCTTCAAAAAACCATGATCCCGATAGGTTATACACAAAGACCCCTTCTCGAGTATATAGTTCGCCTTCTCAAATTTCACGGTATAACTGACATTACCTTCTTGGTGAATCACAAAGCTGAACAGATTAAGAACTATTTCAACGAAGGATCAAGGTTTGAAGTAAGGATACGTTATGTCTATGACAGTCAATTGCTAAAGGGAACAGGCGGTTCAGTACTCAATGCCTACAAGCAAGAAGCCTTTAACGAAAAGGACACAGTACTTGTTTACTATGGAGATATTCTCACAAATATAAACTTGAAAGAGTTGATTAGTTTCCATAAGAGAAAGCAGGCAATGGCAACTGTAGCACTTGCCTCTGGGTTTGAAGTAAGGGTTGGCTTAGCCAACCTTGAAAAAGACGGCAAAATTCAAGGATTCATTGAAAAGCCCAAATTAGAAAAACCTGTAAGTATCGGCATCTTGGCCTTTGAAGGCACAGCTTTGAAGGCTACGCAAGAATTGGTTGAAGAGAAACAAACAGTGGATTTGATGGGAGATGCTATTCCTCATTTGATACAGATAGGTAAGCCAGTATATGGGTTTGTATCCGACGCCTTTTGGTTTGATGTCGGCAGCATCGAAGCTTACGAAAAGCTGGACAGAGAGAAAGTAAAAGATGCTATGTCTTTTTTGCTTTAA
- a CDS encoding adenosylhomocysteinase — MPEFKVKDPSLAPKGASLTEWASMHMPVLNQIKQRFEKEKPLEGILLGASLHVTKETAVLIDTLMAGGAEIALCGSNPLSTQDEVAAALAEKGISVFAWRGQTTEEYYWCIEKVIDHNPFITVDDGADLVGTIHSKRTEIISDIKGGTEETTTGVVRLRAMAQGGALEYPIIAVNDAYTKYLFDNRYGTGQSTLDGIIRATSILLAGKNFVIAGYGWCGRGLALRAKGMGANVIVTETDATKALEAVMDGFRVMPMGKAAGIGDVFVTVTGNVSVIRKEHMEKMKDGAILANSGHFNVEINIPELEGMTVAQRTIRPNLKEYQLQDGRKLYLLGEGRLINLAAAEGHPSEVMDMSFANQALCIEHLVKTPKLEAKVYSVPKEIDRLVASLKLRAMNVEIDRLVEEQKEYLASWKAGTI, encoded by the coding sequence ATGCCAGAATTCAAAGTCAAAGACCCAAGTCTTGCTCCGAAAGGGGCCTCTCTAACGGAATGGGCTTCAATGCATATGCCTGTGCTGAATCAAATCAAACAACGATTTGAGAAGGAAAAGCCTCTTGAAGGCATACTATTAGGAGCCTCTCTTCACGTAACAAAGGAAACCGCCGTTCTCATAGACACTCTCATGGCAGGCGGCGCAGAGATAGCTCTGTGCGGCTCGAACCCCTTGTCTACTCAAGATGAAGTTGCAGCAGCTTTGGCCGAAAAAGGCATAAGTGTCTTTGCCTGGAGAGGTCAAACAACCGAAGAGTACTACTGGTGCATTGAAAAAGTCATAGATCACAACCCCTTCATAACCGTAGATGACGGCGCCGATTTAGTCGGCACAATTCACTCTAAAAGAACTGAAATCATATCAGATATTAAAGGTGGAACCGAAGAAACCACAACTGGGGTTGTGCGGCTGCGAGCAATGGCACAGGGTGGAGCATTAGAGTATCCGATAATAGCTGTGAATGACGCTTATACGAAGTATCTTTTTGACAACCGCTATGGCACAGGTCAAAGCACCCTTGACGGTATCATTAGAGCCACCAGCATTCTACTTGCTGGCAAAAACTTTGTCATAGCTGGGTATGGGTGGTGTGGGCGCGGGTTAGCGTTGAGAGCTAAAGGCATGGGCGCTAACGTAATCGTAACAGAGACAGATGCGACAAAGGCCTTAGAGGCTGTCATGGATGGCTTCAGGGTGATGCCCATGGGAAAGGCTGCAGGAATAGGCGACGTCTTCGTCACAGTCACAGGAAACGTAAGCGTAATCCGCAAAGAACACATGGAGAAAATGAAAGATGGGGCAATACTTGCTAACAGTGGGCACTTCAACGTAGAAATAAACATCCCGGAACTAGAAGGCATGACAGTTGCACAGAGGACAATTCGACCAAACCTGAAAGAGTACCAGTTGCAGGATGGAAGAAAACTGTATTTGCTTGGCGAAGGAAGGTTAATCAACCTTGCCGCTGCAGAAGGTCATCCCTCAGAGGTCATGGACATGTCTTTCGCAAACCAAGCCCTCTGCATAGAGCATCTGGTCAAAACACCTAAACTAGAGGCAAAAGTTTACAGTGTTCCAAAGGAAATAGATAGACTCGTCGCTAGCCTTAAACTAAGGGCCATGAATGTTGAAATAGACAGACTAGTCGAAGAACAGAAAGAATATCTAGCTAGCTGGAAAGCTGGAACAATCTAA
- a CDS encoding amidohydrolase, whose amino-acid sequence MNSIIECGTIVTISHKGTIKNSSIVIEDDKIVEIGKTDKLKPKYRRYRKINAKNKVVIPGLINTHHHAAMSILRGYADDLNLKTWLEKWIWPIEKHMTSQDIYAGALLTAIESIRGGTTTINTMYHYTDEYNEARAFAETGLRGVVGHACFSWRKKQDRTTLDSLTRTWHNKKDGLIRISIGPHAPYTVGPDYMQELRAFTQELNQKRCSQNSPIIWHIHVAETADEPEKIRKAFNVAVTGGVVEYLDALGVLSHDVVAAHCVHLTRRDMAILDKRKVKVAHNPVSNLKLASGISPVTQLLEKGVTVSLGTDSSCSNNSSDMFEVMKIAALLHKGVSRDPTVLSAEQVLRMATIYGAKALGWDKEVGSIEVGKKADLAIVDFKKPHLMPVYNETSHLVYSVKSADVDTVIINGEIVMENRKIKTVSVDKVMELAEKTKRSLLERLK is encoded by the coding sequence ATGAATTCGATTATAGAATGTGGAACAATAGTCACTATAAGCCACAAAGGTACGATAAAAAACAGCTCAATAGTTATCGAAGATGACAAAATAGTCGAAATAGGAAAAACCGACAAGCTAAAGCCAAAGTATCGACGCTACAGAAAAATCAACGCAAAAAACAAGGTTGTCATTCCAGGCTTAATCAACACGCACCATCACGCCGCCATGAGCATCCTAAGAGGCTACGCAGACGACTTGAACCTCAAAACATGGCTGGAAAAATGGATATGGCCCATCGAAAAACACATGACAAGCCAAGACATCTACGCAGGCGCCCTACTCACCGCCATCGAATCCATCAGGGGCGGTACAACAACAATCAACACAATGTATCACTATACTGACGAATACAACGAAGCACGAGCCTTCGCTGAAACAGGTTTGCGTGGCGTCGTGGGACATGCCTGTTTTTCGTGGCGAAAAAAACAAGACAGAACGACTCTGGATTCTTTGACTAGAACATGGCACAACAAAAAAGATGGCCTTATACGAATCAGCATAGGCCCTCACGCCCCTTACACAGTAGGCCCAGACTATATGCAAGAGCTGAGAGCGTTTACGCAAGAGCTGAACCAAAAACGATGCTCACAAAATTCGCCTATAATCTGGCACATTCACGTGGCTGAAACAGCCGATGAGCCTGAAAAGATTAGAAAAGCTTTCAACGTAGCTGTCACAGGGGGAGTGGTAGAATATCTTGATGCTTTAGGTGTTCTTTCCCATGACGTAGTGGCGGCTCACTGCGTCCACCTCACAAGAAGGGATATGGCGATTTTGGATAAAAGAAAGGTAAAAGTCGCTCACAACCCCGTTTCGAACCTAAAGCTCGCCTCAGGCATAAGTCCAGTAACACAGTTACTGGAGAAAGGCGTGACGGTAAGCCTCGGTACAGACAGTTCATGCTCCAACAACAGCTCTGACATGTTTGAAGTTATGAAGATTGCAGCTTTGCTCCATAAGGGAGTAAGCAGGGACCCAACGGTGTTGTCTGCTGAACAGGTCTTGCGTATGGCAACCATTTATGGTGCTAAAGCATTAGGTTGGGACAAAGAAGTTGGCTCGATAGAGGTCGGTAAAAAGGCGGACTTGGCCATAGTTGACTTCAAAAAGCCTCATCTAATGCCAGTATACAACGAGACAAGCCACCTTGTTTATTCAGTCAAAAGTGCAGATGTGGACACGGTAATCATAAATGGTGAAATTGTGATGGAAAATAGGAAAATCAAAACTGTGAGTGTAGATAAGGTTATGGAGCTTGCAGAAAAGACAAAGCGTAGTCTCTTAGAACGTTTGAAATAA
- a CDS encoding aminoglycoside phosphotransferase family protein produces the protein MTTTEKERVVALRESLEAYLSSLFGEDVDVVYVDELGKEKKRNHLEEDKECGLKGFGYGIPYLIVLNIGGRMKKIVLETMRPGSGFSHDHFSDRAGILLWQHSAFSKLPKHVHSVDVGAFTKRRSLKSLGDCDEFFIVTEFVEGKLYHEDLDRLKMFKQLGPLDLERCRALSDYLAEIHQVKSRRTELYIRRIRDLIGHGECIMGLMDSYPTGLDYINEKNLMEIEKHCVEWRWKLKRFTHRLAQVHGDYHPWNILFHKDTDFTVLDRSRGEWGEPADDVSAMTINYLFYSLQTHGRLAKSFETLFNLFWKNYLDKTGDEEILTVIQPFFAWRSLVVASPVWYPNLPEHVRSKLFNFVRNVLETEKLDLKDINSYLKL, from the coding sequence ATGACAACGACTGAAAAAGAAAGAGTTGTGGCTCTGCGAGAGAGTTTAGAGGCATATCTTTCGTCACTGTTCGGCGAAGATGTTGATGTGGTTTATGTTGATGAGCTAGGTAAAGAAAAGAAGCGGAATCATCTAGAAGAGGATAAAGAATGCGGCTTGAAAGGCTTCGGCTATGGGATTCCTTACCTCATCGTCCTAAACATTGGTGGTCGCATGAAAAAAATTGTTTTGGAAACGATGCGCCCCGGCAGTGGTTTTAGCCATGACCATTTCAGCGACCGCGCTGGGATCCTGCTTTGGCAACATTCAGCCTTCAGCAAACTGCCTAAGCATGTACACTCGGTGGATGTTGGCGCCTTTACAAAAAGACGAAGCCTGAAGTCTCTTGGCGACTGCGACGAATTTTTTATTGTGACAGAATTCGTGGAAGGCAAGCTCTACCACGAAGACTTAGATAGGCTGAAAATGTTCAAGCAACTCGGTCCGTTAGATTTGGAGCGCTGCAGAGCCCTCTCTGACTATTTAGCGGAGATTCACCAGGTTAAGAGCCGCCGAACAGAGCTTTACATTCGACGAATCCGCGACCTCATAGGCCACGGCGAGTGCATAATGGGGTTAATGGACAGCTACCCAACAGGCTTGGATTACATTAACGAGAAGAACTTAATGGAAATCGAGAAGCACTGTGTGGAGTGGAGGTGGAAGCTGAAACGATTCACCCATCGACTGGCGCAGGTGCATGGAGACTACCACCCTTGGAACATACTCTTCCACAAAGACACCGACTTCACCGTTCTCGACCGCAGCCGAGGAGAATGGGGCGAGCCAGCAGACGATGTTAGCGCCATGACAATTAACTACCTGTTTTACAGCTTGCAGACGCACGGGCGACTAGCGAAATCCTTTGAAACTCTCTTCAACCTGTTCTGGAAAAACTACTTAGACAAGACCGGGGACGAAGAGATATTGACTGTCATTCAGCCTTTCTTCGCTTGGCGGAGCTTGGTCGTTGCATCACCAGTTTGGTATCCAAACCTGCCAGAGCACGTGAGAAGTAAGCTTTTCAACTTTGTTCGAAACGTGCTTGAGACCGAAAAACTAGACTTAAAGGATATTAACTCCTATCTCAAACTGTGA
- a CDS encoding adenylyl-sulfate kinase, whose amino-acid sequence MNKGWCIWVTGLPGSGKSTIANLLLKKLKALNLYAQMVSIDMIRKYATPQPTYSENEREVVYGALVFTAKMLTENGVNIIIDATGNRRRFREQARQAMPHFMEVYLECPLEVCVQREAKRKNTYLAPSDIYKKAEEGKAQTVPGVGAPYEEPFDPEVKVDSSWLSAEQCAEKILTAIQEHFLKSKKP is encoded by the coding sequence TTGAATAAAGGATGGTGTATCTGGGTCACTGGTTTGCCGGGAAGTGGCAAGTCCACCATAGCCAATTTGCTGCTGAAAAAGCTGAAGGCTCTAAACCTTTACGCTCAAATGGTTTCTATAGACATGATACGCAAATACGCCACCCCGCAACCAACCTACTCCGAAAATGAGCGTGAAGTAGTCTATGGCGCTTTAGTTTTCACTGCGAAGATGTTAACCGAAAATGGCGTCAACATCATCATTGACGCAACAGGTAATCGCCGCCGATTCCGAGAGCAAGCAAGGCAAGCCATGCCGCATTTCATGGAAGTCTACCTCGAATGCCCCCTTGAAGTTTGCGTGCAGCGGGAAGCAAAGCGCAAAAACACCTATCTAGCCCCCAGTGACATATACAAGAAGGCAGAAGAAGGAAAAGCTCAAACAGTACCCGGCGTAGGTGCCCCTTATGAAGAACCTTTCGACCCAGAGGTAAAGGTTGACTCTTCATGGCTTTCAGCGGAGCAATGTGCTGAAAAAATCTTGACTGCAATTCAGGAACACTTCTTGAAATCTAAAAAGCCATAA
- a CDS encoding DUF4114 domain-containing protein, translated as MRKIVITKSFAIIALMLILLSVSVSTVVGFETEVKSTVSRTSIAKAGMAETDEEPTLQEWFDANGYAINVIEDKLRNETFDAGYYQIAILAEIAGYASSNNLSWYPTSSGELHQIFDGANSTGDIGIFEATETFGLCLGSPDGLFYTETHRNPDGFNHTLIFANPNPLGGYIVVWEDLWEGGDEDFQDMILAVLIPVTEAKVYIFPHTLNMKSRGKWITCFIRLPQDYNVEDIDVSTIMLNGTIPAEPKPVAIFDLDNVGVKLLMVKFSRTAIIEFIKNAIVINGNTSKYVKITLVVSGNLFSGQAFEGSTEIRIIHFSKYTRNKASVPLTKTRRGKHFFCAKPYIR; from the coding sequence TTGCGAAAAATCGTAATCACAAAAAGTTTTGCGATTATTGCACTAATGCTAATCTTGCTATCTGTATCCGTTTCAACGGTGGTTGGATTTGAAACAGAGGTCAAATCGACTGTTTCAAGGACATCTATTGCTAAGGCTGGAATGGCAGAAACGGATGAAGAACCAACCTTGCAAGAATGGTTCGACGCAAATGGATATGCCATCAACGTGATTGAGGACAAATTGAGAAATGAAACATTTGACGCGGGATATTATCAAATCGCGATTTTAGCAGAGATTGCTGGATATGCATCTTCAAACAATTTAAGCTGGTATCCAACTTCATCAGGTGAGCTGCATCAAATTTTTGATGGAGCCAACAGCACTGGAGACATAGGGATCTTCGAGGCGACAGAAACCTTCGGATTGTGTTTAGGTTCTCCTGACGGCTTATTCTACACTGAAACGCACCGTAACCCAGATGGGTTTAACCATACGCTGATCTTTGCCAATCCTAACCCACTTGGCGGATATATTGTCGTCTGGGAAGATCTGTGGGAAGGCGGTGATGAAGACTTTCAAGATATGATTCTAGCAGTATTGATTCCTGTTACAGAAGCAAAAGTTTACATTTTCCCGCACACATTGAACATGAAAAGTAGAGGAAAATGGATAACATGCTTCATTAGATTGCCTCAAGATTACAATGTGGAAGATATTGATGTTTCAACGATAATGCTAAATGGTACGATTCCCGCTGAACCAAAACCTGTGGCGATTTTCGACCTCGACAACGTTGGCGTTAAATTACTTATGGTGAAATTCAGCAGAACCGCCATCATAGAATTCATCAAAAACGCAATCGTAATAAATGGAAACACTTCGAAATATGTCAAAATCACGTTGGTAGTCTCTGGAAATCTCTTCAGCGGTCAAGCCTTCGAAGGAAGCACTGAAATTCGAATAATCCACTTTTCGAAATATACTAGAAACAAAGCTAGCGTTCCACTAACCAAAACTCGCCGTGGCAAGCATTTCTTTTGTGCAAAACCTTACATAAGGTAG